The Yoonia sp. SS1-5 genome contains a region encoding:
- a CDS encoding phytanoyl-CoA dioxygenase family protein, producing the protein MTHPLVTQADIDTFQRDGVVLIKGLFADYVDTIRTGIDRNMAAPGPYAAENLHDGEAGRFFDDYCNWMRINEFEDAIRNSPAGAVAADLMQSRRVQAFHDHVLVKEPGTTKPTPWHQDGPYYFVEGRQTVSFWSPMDPVDAASLRCVAGSHLWDKPVLPTRWLAETSFYPDDDAYQPVPDPDAQGMPIKEWAMAPGDAVAFSFGILHGARGNTTTARRRAFSVRFVGDDARYVDRPGPTSPPFPGHGMRPGDVLREDWFPVVFDKH; encoded by the coding sequence ATGACCCACCCGCTTGTCACCCAAGCTGATATCGACACCTTTCAACGTGACGGCGTTGTCCTGATCAAGGGGCTGTTTGCCGACTATGTGGACACGATCCGCACCGGCATTGACCGCAACATGGCGGCGCCGGGTCCCTATGCTGCCGAAAACCTGCATGACGGCGAAGCCGGTCGTTTCTTTGACGATTACTGCAATTGGATGCGCATCAACGAGTTCGAGGACGCGATCCGCAATTCCCCGGCAGGCGCTGTTGCAGCCGATCTGATGCAATCCCGTCGGGTGCAGGCTTTTCACGATCATGTTCTGGTCAAGGAACCGGGGACGACGAAACCCACCCCGTGGCATCAGGACGGTCCCTACTATTTTGTTGAGGGTCGCCAGACCGTCAGCTTTTGGTCGCCGATGGACCCAGTTGATGCTGCAAGCCTGCGCTGCGTGGCGGGAAGTCATCTTTGGGACAAGCCGGTGCTGCCAACCCGCTGGCTGGCTGAAACCAGTTTTTACCCCGATGATGATGCCTATCAGCCGGTCCCTGACCCGGATGCGCAAGGAATGCCAATCAAGGAATGGGCGATGGCCCCGGGGGATGCCGTTGCGTTCAGCTTTGGCATTCTCCATGGCGCCCGCGGCAACACGACAACAGCTCGCAGACGCGCGTTCTCGGTGCGGTTTGTGGGTGATGATGCACGCTATGTGGACAGACCCGGCCCCACATCGCCGCCATTTCCGGGCCATGGAATGCGCCCGGGTGACGTCCTGCGCGAGGATTGGTTCCCCGTTGTGTTTGACAAACACTGA
- a CDS encoding orotidine 5'-phosphate decarboxylase gives MNDVRLHNVHYNPQAGAFEARVDIDRGQTTFRYPCQVPGPMTMDMDQVCLSLTRQALRMSDTGANLRSRF, from the coding sequence ATGAATGACGTTCGGTTGCACAACGTACACTACAACCCACAGGCTGGCGCCTTTGAGGCGCGGGTAGATATCGACCGGGGGCAGACGACTTTTCGTTATCCCTGCCAGGTGCCAGGTCCGATGACGATGGATATGGATCAGGTCTGCCTCAGCCTGACGCGGCAGGCGCTGCGGATGTCAGATACCGGGGCAAACCTGCGTTCGCGTTTCTAA
- the clpB gene encoding ATP-dependent chaperone ClpB: MNLDKFTERSRGFVQAAQTIAMRENHQRFAPEHLLKALMDDEEGLAANLIARAGGDAAAVRSAVDAAMAKLPKVTGDAAQVYLDNLTAKVVDEAEQIAKKAGDSFVPVERLLTALAIVKSKARDALEAGRVTPATLNAAINDIRKGRTADSATAEDSFEALAKYARDLTEAAEQGKIDPIIGRDEEIRRAMQVLSRRTKNNPVLIGEPGVGKTAIAEGLALRIVDGDVPESLRNKKLMSLDMGALIAGAKYRGEFEERLKAVLKEIESAAGEIIMFIDEMHTLVGAGKSDGAMDAANLIKPALARGELHCVGATTLDEYRKYVEKDAALARRFQPLMVEEPTVTDTVSILRGIKEKYELHHGVRISDSALVAAATLSHRYITDRFLPDKAIDLMDEAASRLRMEVDSKPEELDALDRQILQLQIEAEALKKEDDAASVDRLERLEKELADLNERASEMTAKWQAERDKLEGTREVKERLDRARADLDIAKREGNLAKAGELSYGVIPELERQLSEVEDNDDLMVEEAVRPEQIAEVVERWTGIPTSKMLEGEREKLLRMEEELGKRVIGQRAAVTSVANAVRRARAGLNDENRPLGSFLFLGPTGVGKTELTKAVAEYLFDDDSAMVRIDMSEFMEKHAVARLIGAPPGYVGYDEGGVLTEAVRRRPYQVVLFDEVEKAHPDVFNVLLQVLDDGVLTDGQGRTVDFKQTLIILTSNLGAQALSQLPDGADASDAKRDVMDAMRAHFRPEFLNRLDETVIFDRLAREDMAGIVTIQLRRLERRLAGRNIQIDLDEPALKWLADEGYDPVFGARPLKRVIQRALQDQLAEMILAGDVMDGTEVHVTAGPDGLIVGDRLSTSNRSTPDDAVVH; this comes from the coding sequence ATGAACTTAGACAAGTTCACCGAGCGGTCGCGCGGCTTCGTACAAGCGGCACAAACGATCGCAATGCGTGAGAACCACCAGCGGTTCGCGCCTGAGCATCTGCTCAAAGCATTAATGGATGATGAAGAAGGCCTTGCCGCCAATCTGATTGCGCGTGCAGGTGGTGACGCGGCAGCCGTCCGCAGCGCCGTCGATGCGGCCATGGCAAAACTGCCCAAAGTGACAGGCGATGCAGCCCAGGTCTATCTGGACAATCTGACTGCCAAGGTCGTCGATGAGGCCGAACAGATCGCCAAGAAAGCCGGGGACAGTTTTGTGCCCGTGGAACGGCTGCTGACCGCACTGGCAATTGTAAAGTCCAAGGCCCGCGATGCGCTTGAAGCCGGTCGCGTGACGCCTGCGACCCTGAATGCCGCGATCAACGACATTCGCAAAGGTCGCACGGCTGATAGTGCCACCGCCGAAGACAGCTTTGAGGCGCTTGCCAAATATGCCCGCGATCTGACCGAGGCGGCCGAGCAGGGCAAGATTGATCCGATTATCGGGCGTGACGAGGAAATCCGCCGTGCCATGCAGGTTCTGTCCCGCCGTACCAAGAACAACCCTGTTTTGATTGGTGAACCCGGCGTTGGAAAGACCGCGATCGCCGAGGGGTTGGCCTTGCGGATCGTCGATGGTGACGTCCCCGAAAGCCTGCGCAACAAAAAGCTGATGTCGCTGGATATGGGCGCCCTGATTGCAGGTGCAAAATATCGCGGTGAGTTCGAGGAACGGCTGAAAGCAGTCCTGAAAGAGATCGAATCCGCCGCAGGCGAAATCATCATGTTCATTGATGAGATGCATACGCTTGTCGGTGCGGGCAAGTCAGATGGCGCCATGGATGCGGCCAACCTGATCAAGCCTGCCCTTGCCCGTGGCGAGTTGCATTGCGTTGGCGCAACCACGCTTGATGAGTATCGCAAATATGTTGAAAAGGATGCGGCCCTCGCCCGCCGGTTCCAGCCGTTGATGGTGGAAGAACCCACTGTCACCGATACGGTCAGCATTTTGCGCGGTATCAAGGAAAAGTACGAGCTGCACCACGGTGTCCGGATTTCCGACAGCGCGCTTGTGGCTGCGGCAACCCTGTCGCATCGCTATATCACAGATCGTTTCCTGCCTGATAAGGCGATTGACTTGATGGACGAGGCCGCCTCGCGCTTGCGCATGGAAGTTGACAGCAAGCCAGAGGAACTGGACGCGCTGGACCGTCAGATCCTGCAATTGCAGATCGAGGCCGAGGCGCTGAAGAAAGAGGATGATGCAGCGTCCGTGGACAGGTTGGAGCGTTTGGAGAAAGAGCTTGCCGACCTGAACGAGCGCGCATCCGAGATGACCGCAAAATGGCAGGCCGAGCGCGACAAGCTGGAAGGGACCCGCGAGGTCAAGGAGCGGCTGGACCGCGCCCGTGCCGATCTGGATATCGCCAAGCGCGAGGGCAATCTGGCCAAGGCCGGTGAGTTGTCTTACGGCGTCATCCCCGAGCTGGAGCGTCAGTTGTCCGAAGTCGAGGACAATGATGACCTGATGGTCGAAGAGGCGGTCCGCCCCGAGCAGATCGCCGAAGTCGTCGAACGCTGGACGGGTATTCCGACCTCTAAAATGCTGGAGGGCGAGCGCGAAAAGCTGCTGCGCATGGAAGAAGAGCTTGGCAAGCGGGTCATCGGCCAACGGGCTGCGGTGACATCGGTGGCCAATGCGGTCCGCCGCGCCCGTGCCGGGCTGAATGACGAGAACCGCCCGCTGGGCTCTTTCCTGTTTCTTGGCCCAACGGGTGTGGGGAAGACCGAGCTGACCAAGGCCGTCGCTGAATATCTCTTTGACGATGACAGCGCGATGGTCCGCATCGACATGTCGGAGTTCATGGAAAAGCACGCGGTTGCCCGTCTGATTGGTGCGCCTCCGGGCTATGTCGGCTATGATGAGGGCGGCGTGTTGACCGAAGCGGTCCGGCGCCGGCCCTATCAGGTGGTTCTGTTTGACGAGGTTGAAAAGGCGCATCCGGATGTCTTCAACGTTCTGTTGCAGGTGCTTGATGACGGTGTGCTGACCGATGGTCAGGGCCGGACTGTCGATTTCAAGCAGACCTTGATCATCCTGACCTCGAACCTTGGGGCACAAGCGTTAAGCCAACTGCCCGATGGTGCGGACGCATCTGACGCCAAGCGTGACGTCATGGATGCCATGCGCGCGCATTTCCGGCCCGAGTTCCTGAACCGACTGGATGAGACGGTGATCTTTGACCGGCTTGCGCGCGAGGATATGGCCGGGATCGTCACGATCCAGCTAAGGCGGTTGGAGCGCCGGTTGGCCGGGCGGAATATCCAGATTGATCTGGATGAACCGGCCCTCAAATGGCTGGCCGATGAAGGCTATGATCCGGTATTCGGCGCACGCCCGCTGAAGCGGGTGATCCAGCGCGCCTTGCAGGACCAACTGGCCGAGATGATCCTCGCGGGTGATGTCATGGATGGTACGGAGGTTCACGTGACTGCCGGACCCGATGGGCTGATCGTCGGTGACCGGCTGTCGACTTCGAACCGCAGCACGCCGGATGACGCGGTCGTACATTAA
- the pyrF gene encoding orotidine-5'-phosphate decarboxylase, translating to MTDDRLIVAMDLPNVLDGLELANALGDSVSFYKIGLGMLTGGGLALANELKQDHGKRIFLDMKFFDIGATVEAAVRGVAQFDLDFLTVHGDPHVVRAAREGAGGSDMKILAVTVLTSMDRDDLDASCIKDGEIGDLVQERAGIALANGADGVIASPQEAALIRALPEAEGKLIVTPGVRPAGGDPGDQKRIMTPAQAIANGADHVVVGRPIWQAANPRQAALAIQQELVSPQAKRPN from the coding sequence ATGACTGATGACCGCCTGATCGTTGCGATGGATTTGCCAAATGTGCTTGATGGGCTCGAACTGGCAAACGCATTGGGCGACAGCGTCAGTTTCTACAAGATCGGTCTGGGGATGCTGACAGGCGGTGGGCTCGCGCTGGCCAATGAGCTGAAACAAGATCATGGAAAGCGCATTTTCCTCGACATGAAATTCTTTGACATCGGTGCCACGGTCGAGGCGGCCGTGCGCGGTGTTGCGCAGTTCGATCTGGACTTCCTGACAGTGCATGGTGACCCGCATGTGGTGCGCGCAGCGCGCGAAGGGGCGGGCGGGTCCGATATGAAGATCCTCGCGGTAACGGTCCTGACCTCAATGGACAGGGACGATCTGGACGCGTCCTGCATCAAGGACGGCGAAATCGGTGATCTTGTGCAGGAACGGGCGGGAATTGCACTCGCAAACGGGGCGGACGGGGTCATCGCCTCCCCGCAAGAGGCGGCGTTGATCCGGGCATTGCCCGAGGCAGAGGGCAAGTTGATCGTGACGCCCGGCGTGCGGCCCGCAGGTGGGGACCCCGGCGACCAGAAACGGATCATGACACCGGCACAGGCCATCGCCAACGGGGCGGATCACGTTGTGGTCGGACGACCCATCTGGCAGGCCGCCAATCCGCGACAGGCTGCGCTGGCCATTCAGCAGGAATTGGTATCGCCGCAGGCAAAGCGCCCGAATTGA